The following are encoded in a window of Pagrus major chromosome 14, Pma_NU_1.0 genomic DNA:
- the socs2 gene encoding suppressor of cytokine signaling 2 — protein sequence MTCQSSESTDSIESDRRGNNHSRAVESDESRIAVAMKDLKNTGWYWGSLTANEAKEILQDASEGTFLVRDSSQRDYLFTISAMTSAGPTNLRIEYKHGKFKLDSVVLVKPKLKQFDSVVHLVEHYVQLSRTSDKAPSNSQPSAAPPNGTVQLLLTKPVYTATPSLQHLCRIAINRTTRQVQDLPLPNRLKDYLTDYTYNV from the exons ATGACCTGCCAGTCCTCCGAGTCCACAGACAGCATCGAGAGCGACAGACGAGGCAACAACCACTCCAGGGCTGTGGAATCAGACGAGAGCCGCATCGCCGTAGCCATGAAGGACCTGAAGAACACAG GCTGGTACTGGGGCAGTCTGACCGCTAACGAGGCCAAAGAGATCCTGCAGGACGCCTCGGAGGGCACCTTCCTGGTGCGGGACAGCTCTCAGAGAGATTACCTGTTCACCATATCCGCCATGACGTCAGCGGGTCCGACCAACCTGCGAATCGAGTACAAACACGGTAAATTCAAGCTGGACTCGGTGGTTCTGGTGAAGCCGAAGCTGAAGCAGTTTGACAGCGTGGTCCACCTGGTGGAGCACTACGTCCAGCTGTCCAGGACCAGCGACAAGGCGCCGTCGAACTCTCAGCCTTCTGCGGCGCCACCCAACGGCACGGTGCAGCTGCTGCTCACCAAACCCGTGTACACGGCCACGCCGTCGCTGCAGCACCTCTGTCGCATCGCCATCAACAGGACGACGCGGCAGGTCCAGGATCTGCCGCTCCCCAACAGACTGAAGGACTACCTGACGGACTACACCTACAACGTGTAG
- the ncaph2 gene encoding condensin-2 complex subunit H2: MESTESRFAHLLQPIRELTKNWDIDVASELNDYLEELDDMCITFDGGNTRLNFAEAALLIQGSACIYSKKVELLHSLVYQTLEYINDKNKKRNKQTAASQEDGADGAGSGHDVDDVAVFTPLDLDVSDESQKADAHTSARVAPLPPESLIPPETAEKQKLPLISVKGEVLCSLKDFRINMFVPGDEDLILLTLGSAASRLLLDKHPADSLQQQDAAASVHAEVEDHGGDAADDFVPLEENHMELDQDPEEHVDRHQAPSEGRMIRERRQVEDDKLRRKEESRPAVNVWALHDPYAALGEDKPFKPGKCYKVPEGLDEGGKRKRKRPASLQDFRSWFRGTFDPPEHKLKNGPTFTDLNYIYMSTMRDKLKTRRRIYRRAGVVVSEEELRRTFLQPEEAGPQQQGEEPVDGFRHPDLLGGDDDNSDNEHEAFPDDLPAEFVGGPDFIPADTRRDELSYEDLVKLRVEQLVVSSRDYTQETALSRRVKDWEDKIRPELSLQEERPVFDIHDYGDRIVGALSTVGQRRSFASIVAGLDNFEACKYLLASLQLANDYTVEVDSVVGLEDSVDSMGLTLLSTHRATDRFKTLTASN, from the exons ATGGAGTCCACAGAGAGCAGATTCGCTCACCTGCTGCAGCCGATCAGAGAGCTCACCAAGAACTGGGACATCGACGTGGCGTCAGAGCTCAACGACTATTTAGAAGAA CTGGACGACATGTGCATCACGTTCGATGGAGGAAACACCAGGCTGAACTTTGCAGAAGCGGCTCTGTTGATTCAGGGCTCGGCCTGCATCTACAGCAAGAAG GTGGAGCTGCTGCACAGTCTGGTTTACCAAACTCTGGAGTACATCAACGACAAAAACAAGAA ACGTAACAAACAGACGGCAGCGTCTCAGGAGGACGGTGCAGACGGAGCAGGGAGCGGCCATGATGTTGACGATGTTGCTGTG ttCACTCCTCTGGACCTCGATGTCTCCGACGAATCACAGAAGGCCGACGCCCACACG TCGGCCCGTGTCGCTCCTCTTCCTCCGGAGTCTCTGATTCCTCCGGaaactgcagagaaacagaaacttcCTCTCATCAG tgtgaaagGTGAGGTCCTGTGCAGTCTGAAGGACTTCAGGATCAATATGTTTGTCCCTGGAGATGAAGATCTGATCCTCCTCACGCTGGGATCGGCTGCTTCCAGACTTCTGCTGGACAAACATCCTGCAGACTCTCTGCAGCAACAAG ACGCTGCTGCTTCGGTCCACGCTGAGGTCGAAGATCACGGAGGCgatgctgctgatgattttGTTCCTTTAGAGGAGAACCACATGGAGTTAGACCAGGACCCGGAGGAGCACGTGGACCGACACCAG GCTCCGAGTGAAGGCCGGATGATCCGAGAGAGACGGCAGGTAGAAGATGACAAActgaggaggaaggaagagtcGAGGCCCGCT GTGAACGTGTGGGCGCTCCACGACCCGTACGCTGCACTCGGGGAGGATAAACCCTTTAAACCAG GAAAATGCTACAAAGTTCCTGAAGGTCTGGACGAGGGcggaaagaggaaaaggaaacgACCGGCTTCACTTCAGGACTTCAGGAGCTGGTTCAGAGGAACCT TTGATCCTCCGGAGCACAAACTAAAAAATGGACCCACGTTTACAG ACCTGAACTACATCTACATGAGCACCATGAGAGACAAACTGAAGACCAGGAGGAGGATCTACAGGAGAgcg ggCGTGGTCGTCTCTGAGGAGGAACTGAGGCGGACCTTCCTGCAGCCGGAGGAGGCGGGGCCACAGCAGCAGGGGGAGGAGCCTGTGGATGGATTCAGACACCCTGACCTGCTCG GTGGAGACGACGACAACTCGGACAACGAACACGAAGCGTTTCCTGACGACCTTCCAGCTGAGTTTGTTGGAGGTCCAGACTTTATCCCagcag ACACTCGGAGAGATGAACTGAGTTATGAAGATCTGGTGAAGCTGCGTGTT gagcagctgGTGGTGAGCAGCAGAGACTACACTCAGGAAACAGCTCTGTCTCGAAGAGTCAAAGACTGGGAGGACAAGATCCGGCCGGAGCTGTCTCTGCAG GAGGAGCGTCCGGTGTTTGACATCCACGATTACGGTGACAGGATCGTCGGAGCGCTGAGCACCGTCGGTCAGCGCAGATCTTTCGCCTCCATCGTCGCTGGTTTGGACAACTTTGAAGCCTGCAAGTATCTGCTGGCCTCACTGCagctg gcgaACGACTACACGGTGGAGGTGGACAGCGTTGTGGGTCTGGAGGACAGCGTGGACTCGATGGGTCTGACTCTGCTCAGCACTCACAGAGCGACGGACAGATTCAAAACTCTGACGGCTTCAAACTGA
- the sco2 gene encoding protein SCO2 homolog, mitochondrial, with translation MFRCIVGDLRAGGRLLRSLPRVSPAPTSQSQQVRLLHRRRLPQLTQRCFVSQGENPSVRSAKLKLRTRLAVTLLFGGGLLSVWLFVYSEKQQKLRQQRLEQLKQVALGQGNFSLLDHRGQRRTKEDFLGSWVLLYFGFTHCPDICPDELDKLSAVVSALDQNSSLPPVQPIFITVDPERDDVPALARYVKDFHPRLIGLTGTSEEVKEAGRDYRVYASPGPKDEDGDYIVDHTILIYLINPDGLFLDYYNRMKNQEQITESVRNHIINYVKL, from the coding sequence ATGttcaggtgcattgtgggtgatcTGCGTGCAGGAGGAAGACTCCTGAGAAGTCTTCCTCGGGTCTCGCCGGCGCCGACCTCACAGAGCCAACAGGTCCGACTTCTTCATCGTCGCCGTCTTCCTCAGCTCACTCAGAGGTGTTTTGTGTCTCAGGGCGAGAACCCGTCTGTCCGATCTGCTAAACTGAAGCTGAGGACTCGCCTGGCGGTCACGCTGCTGTTCGGCGGCGGGCTGCTCTCCGTCTGGTTGTTCGTCTACTCGGAGAAGCAGCAGAAGTTGCGGCAGCAGCGGCTGGAGCAGCTGAAGCAGGTGGCTCTGGGTCAGGGCAACTTCAGCCTCCTGGACCACAGGGGGCAGCGCAGAACCAAGGAGGACTTCCTGGGCAGCTGGGTGCTGCTGTACTTTGGCTTCACGCATTGTCCCGACATCTGTCCAGACGAGCTGGACAAGCTGAGCGCCGTGGTGTCGGCTCTGGACCAGAACAGCTCGCTGCCGCCCGTCCAGCCCATCTTCATCACTGTGGACCCGGAGAGGGACGACGTGCCGGCGCTGGCCCGCTACGTCAAAGACTTCCACCCTCGTCTGATCGGACTGACGGGGACGTCGGAGGAGGTGAAAGAGGCGGGGCGGGACTACAGAGTGTACGCCAGCCCCGGACCCAAAGACGAGGACGGGGACTACATCGTGGATCACACCATCCTGATCTACCTGATCAATCCTGACGGGCTGTTCCTGGATTATTACAACAGGATGAAGAACCAGGAGCAGATCACTGAGAGCGTCAGGAACCACATCATCAACTACGTCAAACTATAA